A region of Curvibacter sp. AEP1-3 DNA encodes the following proteins:
- the radC gene encoding RadC family protein yields the protein MPLKDLPLEAQPREKLLARGPGALGDAELLAILLRTGIAGKGVLQMAEELLQLKNDSALRTVDGRQGGFGGIAGLLHATADDLKRVKGLGPAKRAEIVAVLELARRAIAQRLQEREVFADPQAVKHYLQLHLAAKGHEVFAVLFLDSQNKLLAMEELFRGTLTQTSVYPREVVIRALHHGAAAVVLAHNHPSGSVQPSRADEALTQTLKAALALVDVRVLDHIIVGPGQALSMAETGLI from the coding sequence ATGCCCCTCAAAGATCTCCCTCTGGAAGCCCAACCGCGCGAGAAGTTGCTCGCGCGTGGCCCTGGGGCGCTCGGCGATGCGGAGTTACTGGCCATTTTGTTGCGTACCGGCATTGCGGGCAAAGGGGTGTTGCAAATGGCTGAAGAGCTGTTGCAACTCAAAAATGATAGCGCTTTACGCACAGTTGACGGGCGCCAGGGCGGGTTTGGAGGCATAGCCGGCTTGCTGCATGCCACGGCCGACGACCTCAAGCGCGTCAAAGGGCTGGGGCCTGCCAAGCGGGCCGAGATTGTGGCGGTGCTCGAACTCGCGCGCCGCGCCATAGCCCAACGTCTGCAAGAGCGCGAGGTGTTTGCCGACCCGCAGGCCGTCAAGCACTACCTGCAGCTGCACCTGGCCGCCAAAGGGCATGAGGTGTTTGCGGTGCTGTTTCTCGACAGCCAGAACAAGTTACTGGCCATGGAAGAGCTGTTTCGCGGCACGCTCACGCAAACCAGTGTGTACCCGCGTGAGGTCGTTATCCGCGCGCTGCACCACGGTGCGGCCGCCGTCGTGCTGGCCCACAACCACCCCAGCGGCAGTGTGCAGCCCAGCCGTGCCGATGAGGCACTGACGCAAACCCTTAAGGCCGCACTCGCACTGGTGGATGTGCGGGTGCTGGACCACATCATCGTAGGCCCCGGCCAGGCACTGTCCATGGCCGAGACCGGACTCATTTAA
- a CDS encoding FKBP-type peptidyl-prolyl cis-trans isomerase has translation MTSTLPRVQPGSFLTLHYRLGGPAGDIINTFDGKPATLSLGTGELSPAVEACLMDMEEGARATFELPAGAAFGERNPDMQQWLARKVLTQMGDPLETYNVGDVVQFPTPDGQGQFAGVVLQLRGEGAERAVLFDFNHPLAGQPVTFEVQLIGVL, from the coding sequence ATGACCAGCACGCTTCCCCGGGTTCAGCCGGGCTCCTTTCTCACCTTGCATTACCGCCTGGGCGGACCCGCCGGGGACATCATCAACACCTTCGACGGCAAGCCCGCCACCCTGAGTCTGGGCACCGGCGAACTCTCCCCCGCCGTTGAAGCCTGTTTGATGGACATGGAAGAGGGCGCCCGCGCCACGTTTGAGTTGCCGGCAGGGGCCGCTTTTGGCGAGCGTAACCCCGACATGCAGCAGTGGCTGGCCCGCAAGGTGCTGACCCAGATGGGCGACCCGCTGGAGACCTACAACGTGGGCGATGTGGTGCAGTTCCCCACGCCCGACGGCCAAGGGCAGTTTGCCGGTGTGGTGTTGCAATTGCGGGGCGAAGGCGCAGAGCGCGCGGTGTTGTTCGACTTCAACCACCCGCTGGCTGGTCAGCCGGTCACGTTTGAAGTGCAGCTGATCGGGGTGCTATGA
- a CDS encoding FAD binding domain-containing protein: protein MYAFTLERPSTVQEAAELAAGGTKVLAGGQTMLASMKLRLSQPGAVADLSGIKELAGIKREGNAIVIGAMTRHLDVANSAEVKAAIPGLADLAAHIGDKQVRAMGTLGGSVANSDPAACYPSAVLALGATIHTTKRKIAADDFFVGMFTTALDEGELITAISFPIPKRSVYMKFNQPASRFALVGVYVAQTDSGVRVAVTGAGQCVFRHAGLEAALNQSFTVASAAAVKIDASELNADIHATAAYRANLISVQTQRAVAKLLG, encoded by the coding sequence ATGTACGCATTCACTCTAGAGCGTCCCTCGACCGTGCAGGAAGCGGCTGAATTGGCCGCTGGCGGCACCAAAGTGCTGGCCGGCGGGCAAACCATGTTGGCTTCCATGAAGCTGCGTTTGTCGCAACCCGGCGCCGTGGCCGACTTGTCCGGCATCAAGGAGCTGGCCGGCATCAAGCGCGAGGGCAATGCCATCGTTATCGGTGCCATGACTCGCCACCTCGATGTGGCTAACAGCGCCGAGGTCAAAGCCGCCATTCCCGGCCTGGCCGATTTGGCTGCCCACATTGGCGACAAGCAGGTCCGGGCCATGGGCACCCTGGGCGGCTCCGTGGCCAACAGCGACCCTGCGGCTTGCTACCCCAGCGCTGTACTGGCGCTGGGTGCCACCATCCACACCACCAAGCGCAAGATTGCGGCAGACGACTTCTTTGTTGGCATGTTCACTACCGCGCTGGATGAAGGAGAGCTGATCACCGCGATCAGCTTCCCCATCCCCAAACGCAGCGTGTACATGAAGTTCAACCAGCCGGCCTCGCGCTTTGCGTTGGTGGGCGTGTATGTGGCGCAAACCGACAGTGGTGTGCGTGTGGCAGTAACCGGTGCCGGCCAGTGCGTGTTCCGCCACGCCGGGCTGGAGGCCGCGCTCAACCAGAGCTTTACCGTGGCCTCTGCGGCTGCGGTGAAGATCGACGCGAGCGAGCTCAACGCCGACATTCACGCAACCGCCGCCTACCGGGCCAACTTGATCAGCGTGCAAACCCAGCGCGCGGTGGCCAAGCTTCTGGGCTGA
- a CDS encoding XdhC family protein gives MENLDVVVLRTLLDWRRAGRHALLATVVRTWGSSPRPVGSIMALCEDGAVVGSVSGGCIEDDLIYRFTRAYTAPASSEAAHAQQIPSGPPQFVKYGITADEAHRFGLPCGGTLELLLEFDPDAASLQALVEQLARGQLVCRSVRLDDGAASLQASTEPADLSVSATELVNTFGPEYRMLMIGAGQLSEYVATMALFSGFAVTVCDPREEYRGAWAVPGVTVVSDMPDDVVTAFQPDRRSCVIALTHDPKLDDLALLEALKSEAFYIGAIGSRRNNQARHQRMVEHLDQTPETLARLRGPIGIYIGSKTPPEIAVSVMAEILAVKNGVKLPRDMEVSVAKDGLALAHNDSGALVCGMPRAGD, from the coding sequence ATGGAAAACCTCGATGTGGTGGTGCTGCGCACCCTGCTGGACTGGCGGCGTGCCGGGCGCCATGCGCTGCTTGCCACGGTTGTGCGAACCTGGGGCTCATCGCCGAGGCCGGTGGGCTCCATCATGGCCTTGTGCGAAGACGGTGCGGTGGTGGGCTCGGTGTCGGGTGGCTGCATTGAAGACGACCTGATTTACCGCTTCACCCGCGCCTATACGGCGCCAGCCTCCAGCGAGGCCGCGCATGCGCAGCAAATTCCGAGTGGACCGCCGCAGTTCGTCAAGTACGGCATCACGGCGGACGAGGCACACCGCTTCGGCCTGCCGTGTGGCGGCACTCTGGAGCTGCTGCTGGAATTCGACCCAGATGCAGCCTCCTTGCAGGCTTTGGTGGAGCAGTTGGCCCGCGGACAACTGGTGTGCCGCAGTGTGCGCCTGGACGATGGGGCGGCGAGCTTGCAGGCCAGCACCGAGCCCGCAGATTTGAGCGTCAGCGCGACGGAGCTGGTCAACACCTTCGGGCCTGAATACCGCATGCTCATGATCGGCGCGGGCCAGCTCAGTGAATACGTCGCCACCATGGCCTTGTTCAGCGGATTTGCCGTGACCGTGTGCGACCCGCGCGAGGAGTACCGCGGCGCATGGGCAGTGCCCGGTGTCACCGTGGTGAGTGACATGCCCGATGACGTGGTCACCGCCTTCCAACCCGATCGCCGCAGCTGCGTCATTGCGTTGACGCACGACCCCAAGCTGGACGATTTGGCGCTGTTAGAAGCCTTGAAGTCAGAAGCCTTTTACATTGGCGCCATCGGCTCCCGCCGCAACAACCAGGCGCGCCACCAACGCATGGTCGAGCATCTGGACCAGACGCCCGAAACTTTGGCCCGTCTGCGCGGCCCGATTGGCATTTACATCGGAAGCAAAACGCCACCCGAGATTGCCGTGAGCGTGATGGCCGAGATTCTGGCGGTCAAAAACGGCGTCAAGCTGCCACGCGACATGGAAGTCTCCGTCGCCAAAGACGGGCTGGCCTTGGCGCACAACGACAGCGGCGCTTTGGTGTGCGGTATGCCCCGCGCGGGGGACTGA
- a CDS encoding Smr/MutS family protein, translating into MKINALSDLKLVKKEIEAQAAREAALAAHKALEAKRKAAASNLFQAAIGKVKPLEPPQRAKLTPEPPKPIPKQQMLDDAAALQEALSDEVDVTTLLDTDEHLSFRRPGVGTDVTQKLRKGKWSIQKQIDLHGYRSDEAREALSAFIRDAHRNGIRCVRVVHGKGLGSPGKAPVLKEKVHKWLVQKSEVVAFVQAQPAQGGAGALVVLLQPQNRA; encoded by the coding sequence ATGAAGATCAACGCCCTTTCCGACCTGAAGCTGGTCAAAAAAGAAATCGAAGCCCAAGCCGCACGCGAAGCTGCGCTGGCCGCCCACAAGGCGCTGGAGGCCAAACGCAAAGCCGCCGCCAGCAACCTGTTTCAGGCGGCCATCGGCAAAGTGAAACCGCTGGAGCCGCCACAACGCGCCAAGCTGACGCCGGAGCCCCCCAAGCCCATTCCCAAGCAGCAAATGCTGGATGACGCGGCGGCGCTGCAAGAAGCGCTGAGTGACGAGGTGGACGTGACCACCCTACTCGACACCGACGAGCACTTGAGCTTTCGCCGCCCCGGCGTGGGCACCGATGTGACGCAAAAGCTGCGCAAAGGCAAGTGGAGCATCCAGAAACAGATCGACCTGCACGGATACCGCAGTGACGAAGCGCGTGAAGCACTCAGCGCATTCATCCGCGACGCACACCGCAACGGCATACGCTGCGTGCGCGTGGTGCACGGCAAGGGCTTGGGCTCACCCGGCAAGGCTCCGGTGCTCAAGGAAAAAGTGCACAAGTGGCTGGTGCAAAAAAGCGAAGTGGTGGCCTTTGTGCAGGCGCAGCCCGCACAGGGCGGTGCGGGCGCGCTGGTGGTGCTGTTGCAGCCCCAGAACCGCGCTTGA
- a CDS encoding vWA domain-containing protein: MQLGDARLGKFSDNLAAFGRTLRRAGVRVDPARIALATEAALTVGLEHREDLSAALEAVLISREQDRVVYRELFEAFFRNPNMAHKLLSQLLPSAEGKAEPSKRRPRVREALSPQHAFGKPAQPKPEDDKVDFDAAMTASQLQRLKHADFNALGASEYRLVERLARDIRLPLPTFASRRHKPGAHGRLLRWTGVLQAAVRTGGEPMHLPRMQRVQQPVPLLILVDVSGSMERYARLLLAFLHAATSRQALGGAVRLQRHVFAFGNRLTDLNAAFAQADTDAMLAQASAHIEDFAGGTQLGNCLATLNALHQRKLVGRRTLVLIITDGLDTGEPEALAHELDKLRRRSGRLLWLNPLLRFDGYAPLAQGAAVLNRYAHGMLAVHNLSKLEDLAASVAGILRR; the protein is encoded by the coding sequence ATGCAACTCGGTGACGCGCGCCTTGGCAAGTTCAGCGACAACCTCGCGGCGTTCGGCCGCACGCTGCGCCGCGCCGGTGTGCGTGTGGACCCAGCCCGCATCGCCCTGGCTACCGAGGCAGCCCTCACCGTGGGGCTGGAGCACCGCGAAGACCTGAGCGCCGCACTGGAAGCCGTGCTCATCAGCCGCGAGCAGGACAGAGTGGTCTACCGCGAGTTGTTTGAAGCGTTTTTTCGCAACCCCAACATGGCGCACAAGCTACTGTCGCAGCTCCTGCCCAGCGCCGAGGGCAAGGCCGAACCCAGCAAGCGCCGCCCCCGCGTGCGCGAAGCACTCTCGCCCCAGCACGCCTTCGGCAAGCCCGCACAGCCCAAGCCGGAAGACGACAAGGTGGACTTTGACGCCGCCATGACGGCCAGCCAGCTGCAACGCCTCAAGCATGCGGATTTCAATGCCCTGGGCGCCAGCGAATACCGGTTGGTAGAGCGCCTGGCACGCGATATCCGTCTGCCTCTGCCCACCTTTGCCAGCCGCAGGCACAAACCGGGCGCCCACGGCCGCCTGCTGCGCTGGACGGGCGTGTTGCAAGCCGCAGTGCGCACCGGTGGCGAGCCCATGCACCTGCCACGCATGCAGCGGGTGCAGCAGCCGGTGCCTTTGCTGATATTGGTGGATGTTTCCGGCTCCATGGAGCGTTATGCGCGACTGCTGTTGGCCTTTTTGCACGCTGCCACCAGTCGCCAAGCCTTGGGGGGTGCGGTGCGCTTGCAGCGCCATGTATTTGCCTTTGGCAACCGCCTCACCGACCTGAACGCCGCGTTCGCGCAGGCAGACACCGATGCCATGCTGGCCCAGGCGAGCGCCCATATTGAAGACTTTGCCGGTGGCACCCAGCTGGGCAACTGCCTGGCCACACTGAATGCCCTGCACCAGCGCAAGCTGGTGGGGCGCCGCACGCTGGTGCTCATCATCACCGACGGGCTGGATACCGGCGAACCTGAAGCCCTGGCCCACGAGCTCGACAAGCTGCGCCGCCGCAGTGGCCGGCTGCTCTGGCTCAACCCCTTGTTGCGCTTTGACGGTTATGCGCCCTTGGCACAAGGGGCCGCCGTTTTGAACCGCTACGCGCACGGCATGCTGGCCGTGCACAACCTCAGCAAGCTGGAAGACCTGGCCGCCAGCGTGGCCGGCATTCTGCGGCGCTGA
- a CDS encoding CoxG family protein — protein MDMQGSRQLAITQQQAWDALNDPAVLKTCIPGCDKVEASGENQFSIGMALKIGPVAAKFTGKITLSDIAPPNSYTISFEGQGGPAGFGKGNAKVQLMPNDRGCELSYNVQASVGGKIAQMGQRLIDGVAKSMAEDFFKRFDDEMQKQHPGAYAAQAVADSLAGGGAPTEAASAEASGGMPTWVWALGAAVVVIAAIALFR, from the coding sequence ATGGACATGCAAGGCAGCCGCCAACTCGCCATCACCCAGCAACAAGCGTGGGACGCGCTCAACGACCCTGCGGTGCTCAAGACCTGCATCCCCGGCTGCGACAAGGTCGAAGCCAGCGGTGAGAACCAGTTCAGCATCGGCATGGCACTCAAAATCGGGCCGGTCGCTGCCAAGTTCACCGGCAAGATCACTCTGTCGGACATCGCGCCTCCGAACAGCTACACCATCAGCTTTGAAGGGCAGGGTGGCCCGGCCGGATTCGGCAAGGGCAATGCCAAAGTGCAGCTCATGCCCAATGACCGCGGCTGCGAGCTCAGCTACAACGTGCAAGCCTCGGTGGGCGGCAAGATCGCCCAGATGGGGCAGCGCCTGATCGACGGCGTGGCCAAATCCATGGCCGAAGATTTCTTCAAGCGTTTTGACGACGAAATGCAGAAGCAACACCCCGGCGCTTACGCCGCGCAGGCGGTGGCCGATTCCCTGGCCGGTGGTGGAGCGCCCACCGAGGCTGCCAGCGCTGAAGCCTCCGGCGGCATGCCCACCTGGGTGTGGGCCTTGGGCGCTGCTGTGGTGGTGATTGCGGCTATTGCCTTGTTCCGTTGA
- a CDS encoding AAA family ATPase: MVFPTVDALITALQSCGYFADRRLATAVFLALKLQRPLLLEGEPGVGKTELAKALATALQRALIRLQCYDGLEQREALYEWNYAAQLLHMRAAQQSDSALDTERIEREVYQDRYLIRRPLLQALQAPAPGAVLLIDEVDRADEPFEAFLLEYLGEYQVSIPEMGTVKAQVTPVTILTSNRTRELNDAVKRRCLYHWLDYPARERELDIIRAQVPEASDALTAQVADVVSRLRSQPFVSSFQRAPGIAESVEWAKALLALDTLVLDPELLTDTAGILFKQRDDVSALNHQLANQLLAPVEGDDVA, translated from the coding sequence ATGGTGTTTCCAACGGTCGACGCCCTGATCACCGCCTTGCAGTCCTGCGGCTACTTTGCGGACCGGCGCCTGGCGACAGCCGTGTTTCTGGCGCTCAAGCTGCAGCGCCCCTTGTTGCTGGAGGGCGAGCCCGGCGTGGGCAAAACCGAGTTGGCCAAGGCCTTGGCAACTGCATTGCAGCGCGCCTTGATCCGCCTGCAGTGCTACGACGGCCTGGAGCAGCGCGAAGCCCTGTACGAATGGAACTACGCCGCCCAGCTGCTGCACATGCGTGCGGCACAGCAATCTGACAGCGCGCTTGATACAGAACGCATCGAGCGCGAGGTCTACCAAGACCGCTACCTGATCCGCCGCCCCCTGCTGCAAGCCTTGCAGGCCCCGGCGCCGGGCGCGGTGCTCTTGATTGACGAGGTGGACCGCGCGGACGAGCCCTTTGAAGCCTTTTTGCTGGAGTACTTGGGCGAATACCAGGTCAGCATTCCCGAGATGGGCACGGTCAAGGCACAAGTGACGCCGGTCACCATCCTTACCAGCAACCGCACGCGCGAACTCAACGATGCGGTCAAGCGCCGCTGTCTGTACCACTGGCTGGACTACCCCGCGAGGGAGCGCGAGCTCGACATCATCCGCGCACAAGTGCCCGAAGCGTCTGACGCATTGACTGCGCAGGTGGCAGACGTGGTGAGCCGGCTGCGCAGCCAACCCTTTGTGAGCAGTTTCCAGCGCGCACCCGGCATCGCCGAGAGCGTGGAATGGGCCAAGGCCCTGCTGGCCCTAGACACCTTGGTGCTGGACCCCGAACTGCTGACCGACACCGCGGGCATTCTTTTCAAGCAGCGCGATGATGTATCTGCGCTCAACCACCAGTTGGCTAACCAGCTGCTCGCACCTGTGGAAGGTGATGATGTGGCTTGA